The sequence CTTCTTCAATGTCTTCAAACGCGCACAGTCAGCTCCGACAAACCAGGTTACGCAGTTCAATGTCACATGCTCTTTTAACACGCTTCCCTGAAGAGTTCTGCGGCGTGGAATCGATCAATACGGGCTGTATGGAGAAAGTTGCAAAATGTCTGCGTTTCCACGCTTACGACGTTTCAGTAAGAATGTATTTGGCTGTTCTCTCGAAGAGTCTGAGTTCCTTATCTAGGGTGCCATTAGAAAGAACTCCAGTTAGTCAAGGCGGTAAATGAAGGAGCCAAAACTGCTACCTTATCGTAGCCCTTTACAGATAAATCCCGGTGGGAGCTGCATTCATATCGAGATTGTCAATGTGACACAGGTAGTACGTTTTGTTTGCATGACAGTATAGTGTTAAAACGGAGAAAAATCAGCCATGGGGGAATGACGGAGCATTATCGATGTATCaaatggattaattctgctcACAATTCTCGTGGAATGAGCTGGCACAGAAAGTGATTCTATCCGTTGCTGTAATATTTAGAGGCCGATACAAaacaatttagaacatagaacggtgCAACACCGTACTGTCCGttcagcccacgatgttttgCCGACCAGTGATAAAAACTAACACCTCGATAGAGCAGAACCCATAACTCACCGATTTTTCTCTTATTAATATGGATATCGTATAAGTCTCTTCAGTATTCCCTTTGTACTACGCTCTGTCACCAATTATAGTCACTTGCTGAGTTCGGTATCAAGCACTCCAACTGAAACATTGCACATGTTGTCTTTCTTGCCTTTTGCACTCCTTATGTCATTGAACGATGAAATACTTTGTACAACCTGAAGACAGGTTATAATAAATTAGATACCACGAGTTATTGCAAGATATTGTTATTtaatattaatttaatttattctACTTTAATTTATTTGGAGATAGAGCATGGCCCAAAAAGCCATTCCGCTCAACAAAAGACATGTTTAACAATAGcctatcacaggaaaatttacgaTTACCGTCAAACCAACAGACCGGAACGTCTTTGGACGTACACGTTCACAAGGACTTACAAGCGCCTTGCAGAGGACGCCATAATAGAACTCCGAATTCTACGCTACTGTTGCGCCCTACTGGTAAATCCCAGCGAAAATGATAAAAAAATAGCACATGTAATTCGGTTTTTGTTTTGTGTCATTGTATATACTGATAGACCTGTGAATCCAGATTCCTTATTAATCGAGCTGGTGACCGAGTTCGCAACGtgaagattaattttcctgtTGCTTTCCTTCCGCACAGTGAACGTGCTGACGATTGTGGTTCTGTCCCGGGGTAAGTGCGGTCTCTCGAGCAGCGTCACTCGCTACATCGTGTCGATGGCAGCGGCGAATTTAATGGTCGTTGTCTTCGAGTTGGTCTTGAAGCGGATACCCATTGTCTATAGGGAACAGTTCGTCTTCCTGTTGGCCGTCCATGTGTGTAACATTCACGCCGTCCTGCTCTACGCCGCCACCGACTGTTCTGTCTGGTTCACGGTCGCTTTCACCTTTGATAGATTCGTGCACATTTGTTGTCAGAAGCTGACAACGAAATACTGCACCGACAGAACGGCGGCTGTGACTCTGGGGCCAGTGATATTGCTGAGCTGCTTAAAAAATGTTTTCTGGTATTTTATGTTCACAGGTGAATACCACCTGGACTATGCACCCTGGTTTTGTAGGGAAAGAGATGGTGTTCCGCGCTCACTCGTCTGGGCAGTGATTGAATGCCTCCATTTTCTCCTCACCCCGGGAGTTATATTTTGTCTTATCTTGCTGCTCAATGTCTTTACAACTAGACACGTTCTCGTGACCAGCAGAGCCCGAAGAAGGCTGCGGTCCTCCAGCACCGGGGAGAACATCAGAGACCCAGAGATGGAGAGCCGGAGGAAGTCTCTCGTTCTACTGCTTGTTATATCAGGCAATTTCATCCTGTTATGGGGAGTTTATATGAGATACAACACTTGGGGGAGAATGTATGACCTGGGATACCAATCCTCGTTCCCACCTCGTTCTCTCCAAGAGCTAGGCTTCATGCTGCTGCTCCTCAGTTGCTGCACCAACACTGCTCTTTATGCAGTGACTCAGACCAAGTTCAGAGAGCAGCTGAAGGAGACGGCGAAAGTCCCATTTACTCTTCTTGCA is a genomic window of Mobula hypostoma chromosome 28, sMobHyp1.1, whole genome shotgun sequence containing:
- the LOC134338760 gene encoding probable G-protein coupled receptor 139 yields the protein MLPVNSCNATGSKPYWSLPIRWMSQLRLNVLTIVVLSRGKCGLSSSVTRYIVSMAAANLMVVVFELVLKRIPIVYREQFVFLLAVHVCNIHAVLLYAATDCSVWFTVAFTFDRFVHICCQKLTTKYCTDRTAAVTLGPVILLSCLKNVFWYFMFTGEYHLDYAPWFCRERDGVPRSLVWAVIECLHFLLTPGVIFCLILLLNVFTTRHVLVTSRARRRLRSSSTGENIRDPEMESRRKSLVLLLVISGNFILLWGVYMRYNTWGRMYDLGYQSSFPPRSLQELGFMLLLLSCCTNTALYAVTQTKFREQLKETAKVPFTLLANFLP